The following are encoded together in the Serratia odorifera genome:
- the nadA gene encoding quinolinate synthase NadA — translation MSEMFDVNAAIYPFPPKPATLDQAEKAFYREKIKKLLKQRDAVMVAHYYTDPEIQALAEETGGCVADSLEMARFGSQHSASTLLVAGVRFMGETAKILSPEKTVLMPTLFAECSLDLGCPEAEFNAFCDQHPGRTVVVYANTSAAVKARADWVVTSSIAVELIEHLDSLGEKILWAPDRHLGNYVQKQTAADVLCWQGACIVHDEFKTQALLRMKGLYPNAAVLVHPESPQAVVELADAVGSTSQLIQAARQLPHRQLIVATDRGIFYKMQQACPDKELFEAPTAGEGATCRSCAHCPWMAMNGLQAIAEGLEQGGVQHEILVDSALRTKALIPLNRMLDFAAQLKMQVKGNA, via the coding sequence ATGAGTGAAATGTTTGATGTCAACGCGGCGATTTATCCTTTCCCGCCCAAACCGGCAACGCTGGACCAGGCGGAAAAAGCCTTCTATCGCGAAAAAATAAAAAAGCTGCTTAAACAGCGCGATGCGGTGATGGTCGCGCACTATTATACCGATCCTGAAATCCAGGCATTGGCGGAAGAAACCGGTGGCTGCGTGGCGGACTCGTTGGAAATGGCACGTTTTGGCAGCCAGCATTCGGCCTCGACGCTGTTGGTGGCCGGCGTAAGGTTTATGGGCGAAACCGCCAAAATTCTTAGTCCGGAAAAAACCGTGCTGATGCCGACGCTGTTTGCTGAATGCTCGTTGGATCTCGGTTGCCCTGAAGCAGAATTCAATGCCTTTTGCGACCAGCATCCGGGCCGTACGGTGGTGGTTTACGCCAACACCTCCGCGGCGGTAAAAGCGCGCGCCGACTGGGTAGTGACCTCCAGCATCGCCGTTGAACTGATTGAACATCTCGACAGCCTGGGGGAAAAAATCCTCTGGGCGCCGGATCGCCACCTCGGTAATTACGTACAGAAACAAACCGCTGCCGACGTGCTATGCTGGCAGGGTGCCTGCATCGTTCATGACGAATTTAAAACCCAGGCGTTGCTGCGCATGAAGGGGTTATATCCGAACGCGGCGGTACTGGTGCATCCGGAGTCACCGCAGGCGGTGGTAGAACTGGCTGATGCCGTCGGCTCCACCAGCCAGCTGATTCAGGCCGCACGGCAACTGCCGCATCGGCAACTGATTGTTGCCACCGATCGCGGTATTTTCTACAAAATGCAGCAGGCATGTCCGGACAAAGAGCTGTTCGAAGCGCCGACGGCGGGCGAGGGTGCGACCTGCCGCAGTTGCGCGCACTGTCCATGGATGGCGATGAACGGTTTGCAGGCGATTGCCGAGGGGCTAGAGCAAGGCGGTGTACAACATGAGATCCTGGTGGATAGCGCACTGCGCACCAAGGCGCTGATACCGCTCAACCGCATGTTAGATTTTGCCGCACAGCTGAAAATGCAGGTTAAAGGGAACGCATAA
- the pnuC gene encoding nicotinamide riboside transporter PnuC, with protein sequence MSFFSTSNIMVHIPLGAGGYDLSWIEAIGTLFGLLCIWYASKEKIINYLFGLINVTLFAVIFFQIQLYASLLLQLFFFGANIYGWYAWSRQTADHQAELQIRWLSLPKALGWALVCVLGILLMTFNIDRVFAWLTQIAVAVMQMLGIQVQQPELQPDAFPFWDSTMMVLSIVAMILMTRKYVENWLLWVVIDVISVAIFAYQGVYAMALEYVILTLIALNGSWLWIRSAARNQSRPLSSGE encoded by the coding sequence ATGAGCTTTTTCAGTACCAGCAATATCATGGTGCACATCCCGTTGGGTGCCGGTGGCTACGATCTGTCGTGGATTGAAGCCATCGGTACCCTGTTCGGTCTGCTATGCATCTGGTATGCCAGCAAAGAAAAAATCATTAACTACCTGTTCGGCTTGATCAACGTTACGCTGTTTGCGGTGATTTTCTTCCAGATCCAGCTGTACGCCAGTCTGCTGCTGCAGCTGTTCTTTTTTGGCGCCAATATTTACGGCTGGTATGCCTGGAGCCGCCAGACGGCGGATCATCAGGCGGAGCTGCAAATTCGCTGGCTGTCGCTGCCAAAGGCCCTCGGCTGGGCGCTGGTATGCGTGCTCGGTATCTTGCTGATGACCTTCAACATCGACCGGGTATTTGCCTGGTTGACGCAGATTGCAGTGGCGGTGATGCAAATGCTCGGTATACAGGTACAGCAGCCAGAGCTACAGCCGGACGCCTTCCCGTTCTGGGATTCCACCATGATGGTGCTGTCGATTGTGGCGATGATCCTGATGACGCGCAAATACGTTGAAAACTGGCTGCTGTGGGTGGTAATTGACGTTATCAGCGTAGCCATATTTGCCTATCAGGGAGTTTACGCCATGGCGCTGGAATACGTGATCCTGACGCTGATTGCGCTCAACGGTTCCTGGCTGTGGATACGTAGCGCGGCCAGGAACCAATCCCGACCGCTGTCTTCAGGCGAGTAA
- the zitB gene encoding CDF family zinc transporter ZitB translates to MSETSHVHLPKDSNSKRLLTAFLVTAVFMIAEAIGGLLSGSLALLADAGHMLTDAAALLVALMAVHFSQRKPNARHTFGYLRLTTLAAFLNAAALLVIVVFILWEAIRRFFEPQPVMGTPMLIIAIAGLLANLFAFWLLHRGSEEKNINVRAAALHVLGDLLGSVGAIAAAVVILTTGWTPIDPILSVLVSCLVLRSAWKLLKESFHELLEGTPQEVDIAKLQKDLCLNLPEVRNIHHVHVWQIGEQRLMTLHAQVIPPHDHDGLLRRIEAYLLTHYQIGHATIQMEYQHCDAPDCGINRAPEPSEHSHSHLGHHH, encoded by the coding sequence ATGTCGGAAACCTCTCACGTTCACCTGCCGAAAGACAGTAATAGTAAACGCCTACTGACCGCTTTTCTGGTCACTGCCGTCTTTATGATCGCCGAAGCGATCGGCGGACTGCTTTCCGGTTCGCTGGCGCTGCTGGCGGATGCCGGACATATGCTCACCGACGCCGCGGCCCTGCTGGTGGCACTGATGGCCGTGCACTTTTCGCAACGCAAGCCCAATGCACGCCACACCTTTGGCTATTTGCGACTGACCACCCTGGCCGCGTTTCTCAACGCCGCTGCACTGCTGGTTATCGTGGTATTCATTCTGTGGGAGGCGATACGGCGCTTCTTCGAACCACAGCCGGTAATGGGCACGCCGATGCTGATTATTGCTATCGCCGGCCTGTTGGCCAATCTGTTCGCCTTTTGGTTACTGCATCGCGGCAGTGAAGAAAAAAACATCAACGTTCGTGCCGCTGCGCTGCACGTGTTGGGGGATTTGCTCGGCTCGGTCGGAGCCATTGCCGCTGCGGTGGTCATTCTCACTACCGGCTGGACGCCGATTGACCCGATCCTGTCGGTGTTGGTGTCATGCCTGGTATTGCGCAGCGCCTGGAAACTGCTGAAAGAAAGTTTCCATGAACTGCTGGAAGGGACACCGCAAGAAGTGGATATCGCCAAACTGCAAAAAGACCTGTGCCTGAATTTGCCGGAGGTGCGGAATATTCACCACGTGCACGTGTGGCAAATCGGTGAGCAACGACTGATGACGCTGCATGCCCAGGTTATTCCACCGCACGATCATGACGGGCTGCTGCGGCGTATCGAAGCCTATTTACTGACGCATTACCAGATTGGCCATGCCACCATTCAGATGGAATACCAACACTGTGACGCGCCGGATTGCGGTATCAACCGCGCCCCAGAGCCGAGTGAACACTCACATTCTCATCTGGGGCATCACCATTGA
- a CDS encoding ATP-binding protein: MHRWLLLLLLLCLCGTARAEPPQRYQLISNLILPTNMLIAGEKTPWRERTVRVGIISENTSPYNILVDEDLYGLNADYLDYIQQVTGIRFAIYGFADLPQLKQALQRGDIDLLYGIPQHAALHGLTLSQPYYVSNLRVLRDRANKRQVMLNSADARVAIGALTDMQAGSALQAVTSHLQRYENNLQAVYALLNGSSDYFIADEASASFILDQLQLGQLYQIESSVNLGNLSFVFAAANRSLITTLNTAITNTPMELMNTIQRRWSKKIPSYLDSGNADLTQMEQQWVDRHRSVTFAAIENDFPFAYRGSDGQPHGYAIDILNIIAQNTGMQFVPRWARNAEQADRLVSDGHASFRIALPLAHGVKARYAASMPIHRALWGVYIGQYASGVSGWSSLHGKRIGFVRGDLGQSLIPADGVAIAFNDGKAMYDALANRQLDALIDNIISANFVALSRYSGAIKLAFAANNVAYPIAFGVQPNQPLLLAIIDKNLMQIPAETLQSLRDEWIVDRSSLIDAVNDNRMQPQTTWLLALLGACVALLLLLLLRRYIQQRRERRERAQLELARQQAEAENRRKSKFLATISHELRTPMHAILGLLELELKQPSAAGSLPVIYSSASSLLNLLNDLQDHAKLETGSLTLAPKALALRPWAEHLGALYRPLIGQRPVTLEIHLGETLPVALMLDGERLLQVANNLINNAIKFTPRGNIDISLDWQPQEAQRGELRLSVSDSGCGIAAGEIDRLFQPFYRARSAQRISVQGTGLGLSICKEIVEQMGGHIQLQSQAGVGTQVHVVIPASLAESKADGLPQATPPTLPTPSLRVALIDDHPTNLLLMQRQLQHFGLAPTLFERGHDLLKAHRQQPFAMLFIDYNMPRPDGLTLARLIRRDEQRRGLAASQIVLCSADVQEFTRIPAESLAVDRLLTKPIPLAVLGQLLSQAAPGVRSQSALTDLKNVLSAMAGHHPAMQHKLATTLVATLREDRQRASEAAERQQWALLGQAAHRIKGSVLMLQLPQAAQACQQVIDAAHAQRLAPDAYTDMMASVAEILSGLDSLLSAGESCFYHAKG, encoded by the coding sequence ATGCACCGCTGGCTGCTGCTGTTGCTGTTGTTATGCCTGTGCGGCACCGCGCGAGCCGAGCCGCCGCAGCGCTACCAGTTGATCAGCAATCTGATCCTCCCCACCAATATGCTGATCGCCGGAGAAAAAACGCCTTGGCGTGAGCGTACCGTACGGGTAGGTATCATCAGTGAAAATACCAGCCCTTATAACATTCTGGTGGATGAGGATTTATACGGTTTGAACGCCGATTACCTCGACTATATTCAACAGGTGACGGGCATTCGCTTCGCCATTTATGGCTTTGCCGACCTGCCGCAGCTAAAGCAGGCACTGCAGCGCGGCGACATCGATCTGCTGTACGGCATACCGCAACACGCGGCGCTGCACGGTTTGACGCTTTCGCAGCCGTATTACGTCAGTAATCTGCGCGTGCTGCGCGATCGTGCCAATAAGCGTCAGGTGATGCTCAATTCCGCCGATGCGCGCGTCGCCATCGGCGCCCTGACCGATATGCAGGCCGGTTCGGCGCTCCAGGCGGTAACGTCGCACCTGCAACGTTACGAAAATAATCTGCAGGCGGTGTACGCCTTGCTCAACGGCAGCAGCGACTATTTTATCGCAGACGAAGCCAGCGCCAGTTTTATCCTCGATCAGCTGCAATTGGGGCAACTCTACCAAATCGAAAGCAGCGTCAATCTTGGCAATTTATCGTTTGTGTTTGCGGCAGCCAACCGCTCATTAATAACCACGCTGAATACCGCTATCACCAACACCCCAATGGAGCTGATGAATACCATCCAACGTCGCTGGAGTAAGAAAATCCCCAGCTACCTGGACAGCGGCAATGCCGATCTGACCCAAATGGAGCAGCAGTGGGTCGATCGGCACCGCAGCGTGACCTTTGCCGCCATCGAGAACGATTTCCCGTTTGCCTATCGCGGCTCCGATGGTCAACCACACGGTTATGCCATCGATATCCTCAATATCATTGCGCAAAATACCGGCATGCAGTTTGTTCCCCGCTGGGCGCGCAATGCCGAGCAGGCCGACCGGCTGGTGAGCGACGGCCATGCCAGTTTCCGTATCGCCCTGCCTTTGGCGCACGGGGTGAAGGCACGCTACGCGGCCAGCATGCCTATCCACCGTGCGTTATGGGGCGTGTACATCGGCCAATATGCCAGCGGCGTCTCAGGCTGGAGCAGCCTGCATGGCAAACGCATCGGCTTTGTGCGCGGCGACCTCGGGCAAAGCCTGATCCCGGCCGACGGTGTCGCCATTGCCTTCAATGACGGCAAAGCAATGTACGACGCGCTGGCCAATCGGCAGTTGGATGCCCTGATCGACAATATCATTTCAGCCAATTTCGTTGCCCTTTCGCGTTACTCTGGTGCCATCAAGCTGGCGTTTGCCGCCAATAACGTTGCCTATCCCATCGCCTTCGGCGTTCAGCCGAACCAGCCGTTGCTGCTGGCGATCATCGATAAAAACCTGATGCAGATCCCGGCCGAAACGCTGCAATCGCTGCGCGACGAATGGATCGTCGATCGCAGCAGTTTAATTGACGCAGTGAATGATAACCGCATGCAACCGCAAACTACCTGGCTGCTGGCGCTGCTTGGTGCCTGCGTTGCGTTGTTACTGCTCTTGCTGCTGCGCCGTTATATTCAACAACGCCGCGAACGGCGTGAGCGAGCGCAGCTGGAGTTGGCGCGGCAACAAGCCGAAGCGGAAAACCGCAGAAAGAGTAAATTCCTCGCCACCATCAGCCATGAATTGCGTACGCCGATGCATGCGATCCTCGGCCTGTTGGAACTGGAGCTGAAACAGCCATCGGCGGCCGGCAGCCTGCCGGTGATCTACAGTTCGGCATCCTCACTGCTGAACCTGCTGAATGACCTGCAGGATCACGCCAAGCTGGAAACCGGCTCGCTGACTTTGGCCCCGAAGGCGCTGGCACTGCGGCCCTGGGCGGAGCACCTTGGCGCGCTGTATCGTCCGCTGATCGGCCAACGGCCGGTGACGCTGGAGATTCATCTCGGCGAGACGTTGCCTGTCGCACTGATGCTTGATGGTGAGCGTTTACTCCAGGTAGCGAATAATCTGATCAACAATGCGATCAAATTCACCCCTCGCGGCAACATTGATATCAGCCTGGACTGGCAGCCGCAGGAGGCGCAACGGGGAGAATTACGGCTGAGCGTGTCCGATAGCGGTTGTGGCATCGCCGCCGGTGAAATTGACCGGCTTTTCCAGCCGTTTTATCGCGCGCGCAGCGCCCAGCGCATTTCAGTACAGGGCACCGGGCTGGGATTGTCGATTTGTAAAGAGATCGTCGAGCAAATGGGCGGGCATATTCAGCTGCAATCACAGGCCGGCGTTGGCACCCAGGTGCATGTCGTTATCCCTGCCTCGCTGGCGGAGAGTAAGGCAGACGGTCTGCCACAGGCCACACCGCCGACATTACCCACCCCGTCGCTGCGGGTGGCGTTGATTGACGACCACCCAACCAACCTGCTGCTGATGCAACGCCAGTTACAGCACTTCGGCCTTGCGCCCACGCTATTTGAACGCGGCCATGACCTGTTGAAAGCCCACCGTCAGCAGCCGTTCGCCATGCTGTTTATCGATTACAATATGCCTCGTCCAGACGGCCTGACGTTGGCGCGGCTAATACGCCGCGACGAGCAACGACGTGGACTGGCCGCCAGCCAAATCGTGCTGTGCTCGGCCGACGTGCAGGAGTTTACCCGTATTCCAGCCGAGTCGCTGGCGGTCGATCGGTTGCTGACCAAACCGATCCCGCTGGCGGTCCTTGGTCAACTGTTGTCTCAGGCCGCACCTGGGGTAAGATCGCAGTCAGCCCTTACTGACCTAAAAAACGTACTGTCCGCCATGGCCGGCCACCACCCGGCGATGCAACACAAGCTGGCAACCACGCTAGTGGCCACCCTGCGCGAAGATCGTCAGCGTGCCAGCGAGGCGGCCGAGCGGCAGCAATGGGCGCTATTGGGCCAGGCGGCACATCGCATCAAGGGCAGTGTGCTGATGCTGCAACTGCCGCAGGCGGCCCAAGCGTGCCAACAGGTGATCGATGCCGCACATGCGCAACGGTTAGCGCCAGATGCCTATACTGATATGATGGCGTCGGTGGCAGAAATACTGAGCGGACTGGATAGCCTGCTCAGCGCTGGCGAATCATGTTTTTATCACGCAAAGGGATAA
- the pal gene encoding peptidoglycan-associated lipoprotein Pal, producing the protein MQLNKVLKGLLLALPVLAVAACSSNKSADNDQSGVGAGGTGMESGSSNLSSEEQARLQMQELQKNNIVYFGLDKYDISSEFAQMLDAHATFLRNNPSYKVTVEGHADERGTPEYNIALGERRANAVKMYLQGKGVSADQISIVSYGKEKPAVLGHDEAAYSKNRRAVLVY; encoded by the coding sequence ATGCAACTGAACAAAGTGCTGAAAGGGCTTCTGCTGGCACTGCCAGTTCTGGCTGTAGCAGCTTGTAGTTCTAACAAAAGCGCGGACAACGACCAATCTGGTGTAGGCGCAGGCGGCACTGGTATGGAAAGCGGCAGCAGCAACCTGTCTTCCGAAGAACAAGCTCGTTTGCAGATGCAAGAACTGCAAAAGAACAACATTGTCTACTTCGGTCTGGACAAGTATGACATCTCTTCTGAGTTCGCTCAGATGCTGGATGCGCACGCGACTTTCCTGCGTAACAACCCATCTTACAAAGTGACCGTTGAAGGTCACGCGGATGAGCGCGGTACGCCAGAATACAACATCGCCCTGGGCGAACGTCGTGCTAACGCGGTTAAAATGTATCTGCAAGGTAAAGGCGTTTCTGCCGATCAGATCTCTATCGTTTCTTACGGTAAAGAAAAACCTGCAGTACTGGGCCACGACGAAGCGGCTTACTCTAAAAACCGTCGTGCCGTTCTGGTTTACTAA
- the cpoB gene encoding cell division protein CpoB, which translates to MNSNFRRHLLSLSLLVGVAVPWAATAQAPISNVGSGSVEDRVTSLERITNAQGQLLNQLQQQASDNQRDIDSLRGQIQESQYQLNQVVERQKQIYEQIDSLGQGGAQNSAATAGAAAAASSAASSSAPAAASAAPASTGDENSDYNAAVSLALEKKQYDQAISAFQGFIKQYPKSTYQPNANYWLGQLFYNKGKKDDAAYYFAVVVKNYPKSPKAPDAMYKVGIIMQEKGQADKAKAVFQQVIKQYPTSDAAKQANKRIAG; encoded by the coding sequence ATGAACAGTAACTTCAGACGTCACCTGTTGAGTCTGTCGTTACTGGTTGGCGTAGCGGTCCCATGGGCCGCTACTGCCCAAGCGCCAATCAGTAATGTCGGCTCCGGCTCGGTCGAAGACCGTGTCACCTCACTTGAGCGAATCACCAATGCTCAGGGTCAGCTGTTAAACCAACTCCAGCAACAAGCCTCCGATAACCAGCGTGATATCGACTCACTTCGTGGTCAAATCCAGGAAAGCCAATATCAGTTGAACCAGGTTGTTGAACGCCAGAAGCAAATCTATGAACAGATAGACAGCCTCGGGCAGGGCGGCGCTCAGAATTCTGCAGCTACGGCAGGCGCTGCCGCGGCGGCTTCTTCCGCCGCTAGCAGCAGTGCCCCGGCGGCAGCTTCGGCGGCTCCGGCCAGCACGGGCGACGAGAACAGTGACTACAATGCCGCTGTCTCTCTGGCGCTGGAAAAAAAGCAGTACGATCAGGCTATTTCCGCGTTTCAGGGCTTTATAAAACAGTATCCAAAGTCTACTTATCAGCCTAATGCCAATTATTGGCTTGGTCAGTTGTTCTACAACAAAGGTAAGAAAGACGATGCGGCATACTATTTTGCGGTAGTGGTAAAAAATTACCCGAAATCGCCAAAAGCGCCGGACGCGATGTACAAGGTCGGTATCATCATGCAGGAAAAAGGTCAGGCGGATAAAGCCAAAGCCGTATTCCAGCAGGTGATCAAGCAATACCCAACCAGCGATGCGGCCAAGCAGGCCAACAAGCGTATTGCAGGTTAA
- the tolA gene encoding cell envelope integrity protein TolA, with translation MVKATEQNDKLNRAVIVSVVLHIVLIALLIWGSLHENAEMSAGGGGDGSVVGAVMVDPGAVVEQYNRQQQQSNDAQRAEKQRQKKAEQQAEELRQQQTEEQQRLKALEQERLAAQEKAEAEKAAQAAQQKQAAEQQKQAVEQQKAAEAAAAKAREQQKASEQAAAKAKADADKIAKAQADAQKKAQAEAKKEAAAAAAAKKQAEEAKKAAEAKATAEAEKKAAAEAEKQAKAEAAKKAAAEKAAAAKKAAAEAKKKAAAEAAKQSSEVEDLFGGLADGKNAPKGGGKQQGDGKPAGQGNAKTAGASGAEISGYLGQITAAIQSKFYDADLYKGRQCDLRIKLAPDGLLISVKAEGGDPALCQAAIAAAKQARIPKPPSQAVYEVFKNAPLTFKPQ, from the coding sequence TTGGTAAAGGCAACTGAGCAAAACGATAAGCTGAACCGCGCCGTTATTGTTTCGGTGGTTCTGCACATTGTATTGATTGCCCTGTTGATTTGGGGATCGCTGCACGAAAACGCTGAAATGAGCGCCGGCGGTGGCGGCGACGGCTCGGTGGTCGGCGCGGTGATGGTCGATCCTGGCGCGGTGGTGGAGCAATACAACCGCCAGCAACAGCAGAGCAACGACGCGCAGCGTGCAGAAAAGCAGCGCCAGAAAAAAGCGGAGCAGCAGGCGGAAGAGCTACGGCAGCAGCAGACCGAAGAGCAACAGCGTCTGAAAGCGCTGGAGCAGGAACGTCTGGCGGCGCAAGAGAAAGCCGAAGCCGAAAAAGCGGCCCAGGCCGCGCAGCAAAAACAGGCCGCCGAGCAACAAAAGCAGGCAGTGGAACAGCAGAAGGCGGCAGAAGCCGCTGCAGCGAAGGCCAGAGAACAACAGAAGGCGTCTGAGCAAGCTGCCGCCAAGGCAAAAGCCGACGCGGACAAGATAGCCAAGGCTCAGGCCGATGCTCAGAAGAAAGCGCAAGCCGAGGCCAAGAAAGAAGCCGCCGCTGCCGCCGCCGCCAAAAAACAGGCGGAAGAAGCGAAGAAAGCGGCGGAAGCCAAAGCGACCGCCGAGGCCGAAAAGAAAGCCGCAGCGGAGGCCGAGAAGCAAGCCAAGGCCGAAGCCGCTAAAAAGGCCGCGGCAGAAAAAGCCGCCGCCGCCAAGAAAGCGGCAGCGGAAGCGAAGAAAAAGGCCGCAGCAGAAGCCGCCAAGCAGTCTTCCGAGGTTGAAGATTTGTTCGGTGGTCTGGCCGACGGTAAAAACGCGCCAAAAGGCGGCGGCAAGCAACAGGGCGACGGTAAGCCGGCCGGACAGGGCAATGCCAAGACCGCCGGTGCCAGCGGTGCAGAAATCAGTGGCTATCTGGGGCAGATTACCGCCGCCATCCAGAGCAAGTTCTATGACGCCGACCTGTACAAAGGTCGCCAGTGTGATTTGCGAATCAAACTGGCGCCGGACGGTCTGCTGATTAGCGTGAAGGCTGAAGGGGGCGATCCTGCGCTGTGCCAGGCGGCCATCGCCGCGGCGAAACAGGCGCGGATCCCTAAACCGCCAAGTCAGGCGGTCTATGAGGTATTTAAGAATGCTCCTCTTACCTTCAAGCCGCAATAA
- the tolB gene encoding Tol-Pal system beta propeller repeat protein TolB — protein MKQAFRVALGFLILWASVLHAEVRIEITQGVDSARPIGVVPFKWAGPGTPPEDVGKIVAADLRNSGKFNPIDAARMPQQPTTASEVTPAAWTALGIDAVVVGQVQPGADGGYLVSYQLVDTSGSPGTVLAQNQYKVTKQWLRYSAHTASDEVFEKLTGIKGAFRTRIAYVVQTNGGKFPYELRVADYDGYNQFVVHRSPQPLMSPTWSPDGSKLAYVTFESGRSALVVQTLSNGAIRQIASFPRHNGAPAFSPDGSRLAFALSKSGSLNLYVMNLGSGQITQLTDGRSNNTEPTWFPDGQSLAFTSDQGGRPQIYKISASGGAAQRLTWEGGQNQDSEVSADGKFLVMVTTNNGVQHIAKQDLGSGAVQVLTDTFLDETPSIAPNGTMVIYSSTQGMGSVLQLVSTDGRFKARLPATDGQVKFPAWSPYL, from the coding sequence ATGAAGCAGGCATTTCGAGTAGCGCTAGGTTTTTTAATACTGTGGGCCTCCGTGTTGCACGCGGAAGTTCGCATTGAAATCACCCAGGGGGTCGACTCTGCGCGGCCGATTGGCGTGGTGCCGTTCAAATGGGCGGGTCCAGGCACGCCTCCGGAAGACGTAGGCAAGATCGTCGCCGCGGATTTGCGCAACAGCGGCAAATTCAACCCGATCGATGCGGCACGTATGCCACAGCAACCGACCACCGCGTCTGAAGTGACGCCGGCGGCCTGGACTGCGCTGGGTATTGATGCAGTCGTGGTCGGCCAGGTTCAACCGGGCGCTGACGGCGGTTATCTGGTTTCCTACCAGCTGGTAGACACCTCCGGTTCGCCGGGCACCGTGCTGGCACAAAACCAGTACAAGGTAACCAAGCAATGGCTGCGTTATTCGGCGCATACCGCCAGTGACGAGGTGTTTGAGAAGCTGACTGGCATCAAGGGCGCGTTCCGCACCCGCATCGCCTACGTGGTACAGACCAACGGCGGCAAGTTCCCGTATGAATTGCGCGTTGCCGATTACGACGGCTACAACCAGTTTGTGGTGCATCGTTCGCCGCAGCCGCTGATGTCGCCGACCTGGTCGCCAGACGGCAGCAAATTGGCGTATGTGACCTTTGAAAGCGGTCGTTCCGCGTTGGTGGTGCAGACGCTGTCTAACGGTGCCATCCGTCAGATCGCTTCGTTCCCGCGCCACAACGGTGCGCCGGCGTTCTCGCCGGACGGTAGCCGACTGGCGTTTGCGTTGTCCAAGAGCGGTAGCCTGAACCTGTATGTGATGAACCTGGGCTCTGGCCAGATAACTCAGCTGACCGACGGGCGCAGCAACAATACCGAACCAACCTGGTTCCCGGATGGCCAGTCTCTGGCGTTTACCTCCGATCAGGGCGGCCGGCCACAGATTTATAAAATTAGTGCAAGCGGCGGTGCCGCACAGCGTCTGACCTGGGAAGGTGGCCAGAATCAGGACTCTGAAGTCAGCGCCGACGGTAAATTCCTGGTGATGGTGACCACTAACAACGGTGTTCAACATATCGCCAAACAAGATCTTGGATCGGGAGCCGTTCAAGTATTAACGGACACGTTCCTGGACGAAACGCCGAGTATCGCGCCAAACGGCACCATGGTGATCTATAGCTCCACGCAAGGTATGGGCTCCGTGCTGCAATTGGTATCGACCGATGGGCGTTTCAAAGCGCGTCTTCCGGCAACTGATGGACAGGTCAAATTCCCTGCCTGGTCGCCGTATCTGTGA
- the tolR gene encoding colicin uptake protein TolR — protein sequence MARVRGRKRRELKSEINIVPLLDVLLVLLLIFMATAPIITQSVEVDLPDATDSKTVSSDDNPPVILEVSGVGQYTMVVDHDRMELLPPEQVAAEAKSRLEANPKTVFLIGGAKEVPYDEIIKALNILHQAGVASVGLMTQPI from the coding sequence ATGGCGAGAGTACGTGGCCGTAAACGGCGTGAGCTGAAGTCGGAAATCAACATAGTTCCATTGCTGGACGTACTGCTGGTGCTGCTGCTGATCTTTATGGCAACCGCGCCGATCATTACCCAGAGCGTGGAAGTTGATCTGCCGGACGCCACCGATTCCAAAACGGTATCCAGTGACGATAATCCACCGGTGATCCTTGAGGTGTCCGGCGTCGGGCAATACACCATGGTGGTTGATCACGATCGCATGGAACTGTTGCCGCCGGAGCAGGTGGCAGCGGAAGCAAAATCGCGCCTGGAAGCCAATCCGAAGACGGTCTTTTTGATCGGTGGGGCGAAGGAAGTACCGTACGATGAGATTATCAAGGCATTGAATATTCTGCATCAGGCGGGCGTGGCTTCCGTGGGGTTGATGACCCAGCCAATCTGA